Proteins from a genomic interval of Tenacibaculum sp. SZ-18:
- a CDS encoding UDP-N-acetylmuramoyl-L-alanyl-D-glutamate--2,6-diaminopimelate ligase, which produces MKVLKDILYKVPVNAVFGDTNVHVNSIQFDSRKLSPKDIFVALKGVTVDGHDFIEKAIKYNVSVVVCERVPENKESSITYVEVVDSSEALAMMSANFYNNPSKKIKLIGITGTNGKTTIASLLYELFMSLGKGVGLLSTIKIMINDREFKATHTTPDSLTINRSLAEMVKDGIEYCFMEVSSHGIHQNRIMGLDFVGGVFTNLSHDHLDYHQTFAEYRDVKKRFFDQLSKDAFALTNIDDKNGSIMVQNTKAKRLSYALKTLGDYKAKILEKSFSGSLLTINGVEIWTKLIGNFNAYNVLAIYGVADLLGVDNLEILRGISELNSVSGRFQYVVSEDKITAIVDYAHTPDALKNVLETINGIRTGNENVITVVGCGGDRDKLKRPKMAHIASQLSSQAIFTSDNPRTEDPQVIIDEMEKGVSPENYKKTLSIVDRKQAIKTAYKLAQPGDIILVAGKGHENYQEVNGERRYFDDLEEIKMCFN; this is translated from the coding sequence TTGAAAGTTTTAAAAGACATATTATATAAGGTGCCAGTCAATGCCGTTTTCGGAGATACAAATGTTCATGTGAATTCTATTCAGTTTGATAGCAGAAAGTTGTCTCCAAAAGATATTTTCGTGGCTTTAAAAGGAGTGACTGTTGATGGTCATGACTTTATCGAAAAAGCAATCAAATATAATGTTTCAGTTGTTGTTTGTGAAAGAGTTCCGGAAAATAAGGAATCTAGTATTACTTATGTAGAAGTTGTTGATTCAAGCGAGGCTCTTGCGATGATGTCTGCAAATTTCTACAATAATCCATCAAAAAAAATAAAGTTAATTGGGATCACTGGTACCAATGGAAAAACAACAATTGCAAGTCTTTTGTATGAGTTGTTCATGAGCTTAGGGAAAGGAGTCGGGTTGCTGTCAACTATTAAGATAATGATTAACGATCGTGAGTTTAAGGCAACCCATACTACTCCTGATTCTTTAACTATTAATAGGAGTTTAGCTGAAATGGTTAAGGATGGTATTGAATATTGTTTTATGGAAGTAAGTTCTCACGGAATTCATCAAAATCGAATAATGGGATTAGATTTTGTTGGTGGTGTATTTACGAATCTTTCTCATGATCATTTAGATTATCATCAAACTTTTGCTGAGTATCGAGATGTGAAGAAACGTTTTTTTGATCAATTATCTAAAGATGCTTTTGCGTTAACGAATATTGACGATAAAAACGGAAGTATAATGGTTCAAAACACCAAGGCGAAAAGGTTGTCATATGCCTTAAAAACGCTAGGGGATTATAAAGCCAAAATCTTAGAAAAGAGTTTCTCTGGTTCACTCTTAACTATAAACGGTGTTGAAATATGGACAAAGTTGATTGGGAATTTCAATGCTTATAATGTATTAGCTATTTACGGTGTGGCCGATTTATTAGGTGTTGATAATCTTGAAATTTTAAGAGGAATTAGCGAGTTGAATAGTGTAAGTGGAAGATTTCAATACGTGGTGTCAGAAGACAAGATTACAGCAATTGTTGATTATGCACACACACCAGATGCTCTTAAGAATGTCTTGGAAACGATTAATGGAATTAGAACAGGTAACGAAAATGTAATTACTGTTGTGGGTTGTGGTGGTGATCGAGATAAATTGAAAAGGCCAAAGATGGCGCATATTGCTTCTCAGTTAAGTAGTCAAGCGATTTTTACTTCTGACAATCCAAGGACAGAGGACCCTCAAGTCATTATTGATGAAATGGAAAAAGGAGTTTCTCCTGAAAATTATAAAAAGACATTATCTATTGTAGATAGAAAACAGGCGATCAAAACGGCTTATAAATTGGCTCAGCCTGGTGATATAATTTTAGTTGCTGGAAAAGGACATGAAAATTATCAAGAAGTGAATGGCGAAAGACGTTATTTTGATGATTTGGAGGAAATAAAAATGTGTTTTAATTAG
- the mraZ gene encoding division/cell wall cluster transcriptional repressor MraZ: MVNLIGTYECKADAKGRLMVASSLKKQLSSVLDEGFVVKRSVFQPCLELYPMQEWNEMMAKINKLNRFVKKNNDFIRRFTAGVKVLEMDSTGRVLIPKDLCVFAGIEKQVVLSSAVNIIEIWDKKKYESVIEDTASGFAELAEEVMGNIEIDE; this comes from the coding sequence ATGGTAAATTTAATTGGAACATACGAGTGTAAAGCTGACGCCAAAGGAAGGCTTATGGTTGCTTCTTCGTTAAAGAAGCAGCTAAGTTCTGTTTTAGATGAAGGTTTTGTTGTAAAACGTTCAGTTTTTCAGCCATGTCTTGAGTTGTACCCAATGCAGGAGTGGAATGAAATGATGGCGAAAATAAATAAGTTAAATCGTTTCGTTAAAAAGAATAATGATTTTATTAGAAGGTTTACTGCTGGTGTTAAGGTGTTAGAGATGGATTCTACAGGGAGGGTTTTGATACCAAAAGATTTATGCGTGTTTGCGGGAATTGAAAAACAAGTTGTTTTGTCAAGTGCTGTAAATATTATTGAGATTTGGGATAAGAAGAAGTATGAAAGTGTAATTGAAGATACGGCTTCAGGTTTTGCAGAATTAGCTGAGGAAGTAATGGGAAATATAGAAATTGATGAGTAG
- a CDS encoding aldehyde dehydrogenase: MTIPQILEKQRTFFATQQTKDISYRKKSLQKLLKEIIRRERDILKALHDDFRKSEYEGVMTETSIVISEVKTMIKNVSSWATPKRVMPALLNFPSSAKIYSEPYGTTLIIAPWNYPYQLAFSPLAGAIAAGNTVVLKPSELTPNTSTICKEIIERVFDPNHVTVVEGGIPESQELLAQRWDYIFFTGSVPVGRIVAKAAAEYLTPVTLELGGKSPCIIDDSANIKLAAKRIVWGKFINGGQTCIAPDYLLIHKRNKDEFVKAFTEEIIKAYGENPETSDDFPRIVNSRNFDRLHKMLENESFLAGGKTNRDQYYISPTLLDEPSLESEVMKGEIFGPILPLISYEKEKDLHSIISKYDKPLAFYVFTNKKSFAKKLIKQYSFGGGTINDTTVHFANHNLPFGGVGESGIGGYHGKHTFDTFSHKKGVVIRGNWLDIPTRYAPYKGKLKQLRTLMKLG, translated from the coding sequence ATGACAATTCCACAAATTCTTGAGAAGCAAAGAACATTTTTTGCAACTCAACAAACAAAAGATATTTCCTACCGAAAGAAAAGTTTACAAAAATTACTGAAAGAAATTATCCGTAGAGAACGAGATATTTTAAAAGCACTACATGATGATTTTAGAAAATCTGAATACGAAGGTGTCATGACAGAAACTAGTATCGTAATTTCTGAAGTTAAGACAATGATTAAGAATGTTTCTTCCTGGGCAACACCAAAACGAGTTATGCCTGCTTTATTAAACTTTCCATCTTCTGCAAAAATATACTCAGAACCATACGGAACTACATTAATTATTGCTCCATGGAATTACCCATATCAACTAGCATTTTCTCCTTTAGCAGGTGCTATTGCCGCTGGTAATACTGTTGTTTTAAAACCATCTGAATTAACTCCAAATACTAGCACAATCTGTAAAGAGATTATAGAAAGAGTCTTTGACCCAAATCATGTAACGGTGGTAGAAGGTGGAATTCCAGAATCACAAGAATTACTAGCACAACGTTGGGATTACATTTTCTTTACTGGTAGTGTCCCTGTAGGAAGAATTGTAGCCAAAGCTGCTGCAGAATATCTAACACCAGTAACATTGGAGCTCGGCGGGAAAAGTCCTTGTATCATAGATGATTCAGCAAATATTAAACTAGCCGCAAAAAGAATCGTTTGGGGTAAATTTATCAACGGAGGTCAAACCTGCATCGCTCCAGACTATTTGCTGATTCATAAAAGAAATAAAGACGAATTCGTTAAAGCTTTTACTGAAGAAATCATCAAAGCTTATGGAGAAAATCCAGAAACATCAGATGACTTCCCGCGTATTGTAAATTCGAGAAATTTTGATCGTTTACATAAAATGTTGGAAAATGAATCTTTTCTAGCTGGTGGAAAAACCAATAGAGACCAATATTATATTTCTCCAACACTTTTAGATGAACCCAGCTTAGAAAGTGAAGTAATGAAAGGGGAAATATTTGGACCAATATTACCGTTGATTTCTTATGAAAAAGAAAAAGATTTACATTCGATAATTTCTAAATACGATAAACCTCTTGCTTTTTACGTATTTACAAATAAAAAATCTTTTGCAAAAAAACTCATTAAACAATATTCATTTGGAGGTGGAACCATAAATGATACAACTGTACATTTCGCTAATCATAATTTACCTTTCGGTGGGGTTGGTGAAAGTGGAATTGGTGGGTATCATGGTAAACATACTTTCGATACTTTTTCTCACAAAAAGGGAGTTGTTATAAGAGGTAATTGGCTCGATATACCAACACGTTACGCTCCTTATAAAGGTAAATTAAAACAATTAAGAACCTTAATGAAGTTAGGATAG
- a CDS encoding alpha/beta fold hydrolase — protein sequence MTDFLKREDKFTYAEAGEGKAIIVLHGLMGALSNFDATFNHFSKKGYKVLIPELPLYSLPILKTNVKNLARFLHDFIEFKKLKDVVLLGNSLGGHIALYYIKHYPQDVTALVLTGSSGLYENSMGNNYPRRGDKEFVRTKTQEVFYDKSIATDELVDQVYDVINDRNTLVKTLAIAKSAVRHNMANDLPNMNQPTCIIWGKQDTVTPPEVAEDFHKLLPDSDLFWVEKCGHAAMMEHPEEFNEILEKWFTKRNL from the coding sequence ATGACAGATTTTTTAAAGAGAGAAGATAAGTTTACCTATGCTGAAGCTGGAGAAGGAAAAGCGATTATTGTTCTTCATGGATTGATGGGTGCTTTGAGTAATTTTGACGCTACATTCAATCATTTTTCGAAAAAAGGATACAAAGTTTTAATTCCTGAATTACCACTTTACAGTCTACCTATACTGAAAACCAATGTTAAAAATTTAGCAAGATTCCTACATGACTTCATTGAATTTAAAAAATTAAAAGATGTTGTCTTATTAGGTAACTCTTTAGGTGGCCATATCGCTTTATACTATATCAAACATTATCCGCAAGACGTAACTGCACTTGTTCTAACTGGAAGTTCTGGTTTATATGAAAACTCTATGGGTAACAACTACCCAAGACGAGGAGATAAAGAATTTGTACGCACAAAAACTCAAGAAGTTTTTTATGATAAATCAATTGCTACAGACGAATTAGTTGATCAAGTATACGATGTAATTAATGACCGAAACACTTTAGTGAAAACTTTAGCGATTGCTAAAAGTGCGGTTCGTCACAACATGGCTAACGATTTACCGAACATGAATCAACCTACCTGTATTATTTGGGGGAAACAAGATACTGTTACTCCACCAGAAGTAGCTGAAGACTTCCATAAATTACTACCAGATAGTGATTTGTTTTGGGTAGAAAAATGCGGACATGCCGCAATGATGGAACATCCCGAAGAGTTCAATGAAATTCTTGAAAAATGGTTCACAAAACGAAATCTTTAA
- a CDS encoding RluA family pseudouridine synthase → MHSNKDNLLVLHEDNHIIIINKRAGDIVQSDKTGDKPLNDVVKEYIKEKYNKPGNVFLGTVHRLDRPTSGIVIFARTSKALERLNKMLREKSIKKTYFAVVKDKLKRRENTLINFLKKNPKNNKSKAFPKEINGSKKAILHYKVIKELTNYSLLEIDLETGRHHQIRCQLSNIGHPIKGDLKYGFARSNKNGSIHLHARKISFTHPVNKKLIEVTAPLPKNDPIWDACN, encoded by the coding sequence ATGCATTCTAATAAAGACAACCTATTAGTTCTTCACGAGGACAATCATATTATTATAATTAATAAAAGAGCTGGTGATATTGTACAAAGTGACAAAACTGGAGACAAACCCCTTAATGATGTAGTAAAAGAATATATCAAAGAAAAATACAATAAACCAGGAAATGTCTTTTTAGGTACGGTTCACAGACTTGATCGTCCGACATCAGGAATTGTTATTTTTGCTAGAACTTCAAAAGCACTTGAGAGGTTAAACAAAATGCTTCGAGAGAAAAGCATAAAAAAAACATACTTTGCAGTAGTTAAAGACAAACTTAAAAGGAGAGAAAATACATTAATAAACTTTCTTAAGAAAAACCCAAAAAACAACAAATCTAAAGCTTTCCCAAAGGAAATCAATGGAAGTAAAAAAGCTATTCTTCATTATAAAGTTATCAAAGAACTTACTAATTACAGTCTTTTAGAAATTGACTTAGAAACAGGAAGACATCATCAAATTAGATGTCAACTTTCCAATATAGGTCATCCTATTAAAGGAGATTTAAAATACGGATTTGCTCGTAGTAATAAAAATGGAAGTATTCATTTACACGCTCGAAAAATTTCATTCACTCATCCAGTAAACAAAAAACTTATTGAGGTAACCGCACCACTTCCAAAAAATGATCCAATTTGGGATGCATGCAACTAA
- a CDS encoding alkane 1-monooxygenase, with translation MKALKYLLVFTIPLTVYLSFTSTGWLTFLPLIYVFGIVPLSDILLKVNAENFDKEQEDIEKNNKLYTYILYLTLPVQVGFLVWFLFIVNETTTTLELIGRISSMGIMCGVIGINVGHELGHRNNRFEELIGEILLMTSLETHFLPYHNAGHHFNVATPEDAATARKNEPLYIFWIRSQFMSYIEAWKLENKRMLNSERSWFHHQNRMLIYTICHFILLASIFYFFGILTTIYFLMTAIFGILLLETVNYIEHYGLLRTKNKFGRYERVKHTHSWNSNHVIGKLVLFNLSRHSDHHYNGSKHYQILKSLPQSPQMPTGYPGMMLLSLFPPIWFKIMNKKLQEI, from the coding sequence ATGAAAGCCTTAAAATATTTACTTGTTTTCACCATTCCGTTAACAGTTTATTTATCATTTACTTCAACAGGATGGTTAACATTTCTTCCTTTAATTTATGTTTTCGGAATCGTACCTTTATCTGATATACTATTGAAAGTTAACGCTGAAAACTTTGATAAGGAACAAGAAGATATTGAAAAAAACAATAAATTATACACCTATATATTGTACCTAACTCTTCCTGTACAAGTCGGTTTTTTGGTTTGGTTTCTTTTTATTGTTAATGAAACCACAACAACGCTAGAGTTAATTGGAAGAATATCGTCGATGGGAATTATGTGTGGAGTAATTGGTATTAATGTAGGTCATGAGCTTGGTCACAGAAATAATAGATTTGAAGAATTAATAGGTGAAATTTTACTAATGACTTCTTTGGAGACTCATTTCTTACCATATCATAACGCAGGACACCATTTTAACGTTGCAACACCAGAAGATGCCGCCACTGCAAGAAAAAACGAACCTCTTTATATATTTTGGATTCGATCTCAATTTATGAGTTACATTGAAGCATGGAAATTGGAGAATAAAAGGATGTTAAACTCGGAACGATCTTGGTTTCATCATCAAAATAGAATGTTAATTTACACTATCTGCCATTTTATTCTATTGGCAAGCATTTTTTATTTCTTTGGAATACTTACAACAATCTATTTTTTAATGACAGCAATTTTCGGAATTCTACTTTTAGAAACGGTCAACTACATTGAGCATTATGGATTACTAAGAACTAAAAATAAATTTGGAAGATACGAACGAGTTAAACATACTCATTCATGGAATTCAAATCACGTTATCGGAAAATTAGTTTTATTCAACTTATCTCGCCATTCGGATCATCATTACAACGGAAGTAAACATTATCAAATATTAAAATCATTACCTCAAAGTCCGCAAATGCCTACAGGTTACCCAGGAATGATGTTATTATCCCTTTTTCCTCCGATTTGGTTTAAAATAATGAATAAAAAACTTCAAGAAATTTAA
- the yihA gene encoding ribosome biogenesis GTP-binding protein YihA/YsxC — MKIKSAEFVMSNSNVINAPKDHIPEYAFIGRSNVGKSSLINMLMERKKLAKTSGTPGKTQLINHFKINNEWFLVDLPGYGYAKVSKKKRTIFQYFIENYFKEREQLVCAFVLVDSRHDPQKIDLEFMRFLGENQIPFAIIFTKADKLPSSKLNKQITSYKRKLLVHWESLPVNFLTSSTSKLGRDEVLNFIASVNKDVADDFK, encoded by the coding sequence ATGAAGATTAAATCTGCTGAATTTGTAATGAGCAATAGTAACGTTATTAATGCTCCGAAAGACCATATTCCTGAATATGCTTTTATTGGAAGATCGAACGTTGGCAAATCTTCATTAATTAACATGTTAATGGAACGAAAGAAGCTTGCGAAAACTTCTGGGACTCCAGGAAAAACACAGTTAATTAATCACTTTAAAATAAATAACGAATGGTTTTTAGTAGACTTACCCGGATATGGGTACGCCAAAGTCTCTAAAAAGAAAAGAACTATTTTTCAATACTTCATCGAGAATTACTTTAAAGAACGAGAACAATTGGTTTGTGCTTTTGTATTAGTTGATTCTAGACATGATCCGCAGAAAATTGATTTGGAGTTCATGAGATTTCTAGGTGAGAATCAAATTCCCTTCGCGATTATTTTCACCAAAGCAGATAAATTACCTAGCTCTAAATTGAACAAACAAATAACTTCATATAAAAGAAAATTACTCGTTCATTGGGAAAGTTTACCTGTTAACTTTTTAACTTCTTCTACTTCAAAACTTGGAAGAGATGAGGTTTTAAACTTCATTGCTAGTGTGAATAAGGATGTTGCAGATGATTTTAAATAA
- a CDS encoding FtsL-like putative cell division protein: protein MSPSSGGIYDLLRGSFLTDESAAKNWRVIFFVVVLLLVMIWSSHSADEKAVKIAELNEVKRELRAEYVDTSTILMRMKLESAIRLKVKTNGLSPAEDPPQKIKVIIKE from the coding sequence ATGAGTCCAAGTTCTGGAGGTATATATGATTTGTTAAGAGGTAGTTTTCTAACGGATGAATCTGCGGCGAAAAACTGGCGTGTGATTTTCTTTGTGGTGGTTTTGTTATTGGTAATGATTTGGAGTTCTCATTCTGCTGACGAGAAAGCGGTAAAGATTGCTGAATTAAATGAGGTGAAGAGAGAGTTGAGGGCTGAGTATGTAGATACAAGTACGATTTTGATGCGTATGAAATTGGAAAGTGCAATTCGATTAAAAGTAAAAACGAATGGTTTAAGTCCAGCAGAAGATCCGCCACAAAAAATTAAAGTGATAATTAAAGAATAG
- the rsmH gene encoding 16S rRNA (cytosine(1402)-N(4))-methyltransferase RsmH, with protein MSSYHKSVLLEESVDALNIKEDGVYVDVTFGGGGHSKEILSRLGENGRLFAFDQDADALQNTMQDDRFVLISENFRYIKRFLRFHGVQKVDGVLADLGVSSYQFDEAKRGFSTRFDGELDMRMNQSSGLSAKVVINEYEEGHLADILYLYGELRNARVIAKQIVNSRSEKSIDTSFELKEVLKRFLPKAKEHKILAQIYQAIRIEVNEELEVLKEFLIQIPELLNEEGRLSVISYHSLEDRLVKRFIRTGRFQGEPEKDFYGNTNEPMKKIGKLIVPTQDEIKVNNRARSAKLRIATLK; from the coding sequence ATGAGTAGTTATCATAAGTCGGTTTTACTAGAAGAGAGTGTTGATGCGCTTAATATAAAGGAAGATGGTGTTTATGTTGATGTGACATTCGGAGGTGGAGGTCATTCAAAAGAAATACTAAGTCGTTTGGGGGAAAATGGTAGGCTGTTTGCTTTCGATCAAGACGCTGATGCTTTGCAAAATACAATGCAAGATGATCGTTTTGTATTAATCAGTGAGAATTTTAGGTATATCAAGAGGTTTTTACGATTTCACGGTGTTCAAAAAGTTGATGGTGTTTTGGCGGATTTGGGTGTTTCGTCTTATCAATTTGATGAAGCTAAAAGAGGTTTTTCTACTCGTTTCGATGGTGAGTTGGATATGCGAATGAATCAGTCTTCAGGATTGTCAGCAAAAGTTGTAATTAATGAGTATGAGGAGGGGCATTTGGCGGATATTTTGTATTTGTACGGGGAATTGAGAAATGCGCGAGTGATTGCGAAACAAATTGTGAACTCAAGGTCAGAAAAAAGTATCGATACGAGTTTTGAGTTGAAAGAGGTTTTGAAAAGATTTTTGCCGAAAGCAAAGGAACATAAAATATTGGCTCAAATTTATCAGGCGATTAGGATTGAGGTGAATGAGGAGTTGGAAGTGTTAAAAGAATTCTTAATTCAGATTCCTGAGTTGTTAAATGAGGAGGGCAGACTGAGTGTTATCTCATATCATTCATTAGAAGATAGATTAGTGAAGAGGTTTATTAGAACGGGAAGATTTCAAGGTGAACCAGAAAAAGATTTTTATGGTAATACGAATGAGCCGATGAAGAAGATTGGGAAATTAATTGTTCCTACTCAAGATGAGATTAAAGTAAACAATAGAGCACGAAGTGCAAAATTGAGGATTGCAACATTAAAATAG
- a CDS encoding penicillin-binding protein, with product MSLFLLVVGFKVFELQYLDGDKYKKKALESTIKNDTIFANKGNVYAADGNLLATSISSYTIRMDVVSVDDNVFEENIAGLTKELAKMLGRTSSYYEKKLREAKRVRNRYLLIARNIGYNDYMRMKSFPIFKLGVYRGGFIAEQKTVREHPIGKIAERTIGYNDHRGGAGIEGAFSKFMLGKNGWRMKQKIAKGQWKPINDVNEQEPEDGKDVITTIDVNIQDITHHALLREMEYYEADHGCAVVMETATGEIKAISNLGRTSTGKYYEKRNYAVWESHEPGSTFKLASLMAGLEDKVIDTSTVVDTEKGKIYINNRKVEDSDKGGYGKISLARVFEVSSNVGIVKAIQKHYDSNPKKFLKRMKQFGLDQQTGVNIMGEGKPYIPSVQEKTWSPISLEWMAWGYGVSLTPLQTLMFYNAVANNGELIKPRFVKELRVAGKTVKKFDKKILRKRIASQTTINKVVRVMENTVKKGTAKGIYSPNFSMAGKTGTAKKYIPRTKNKNGEYEGGYYSNRKYVASFVGFFPVKNPKYSCIVVIHEPDVMKGYYGAKVAAPVFKEIAHKIYTSKPSSVQMVTDSIVSKTIDKDYNKYFAVVSKYKTIMPKVIGMSGMDAISLLENMGLKVSFSGMGKVTEQSIERGVKVKKGTTIHLKLS from the coding sequence ATGTCGCTTTTTCTGCTTGTTGTTGGTTTCAAGGTTTTTGAGTTGCAATATTTAGACGGAGATAAGTATAAGAAAAAAGCGTTAGAATCTACGATTAAAAATGATACCATTTTTGCTAATAAAGGAAATGTGTATGCTGCAGACGGAAATTTACTAGCAACATCAATTTCTAGTTATACAATTAGAATGGATGTGGTTTCTGTTGATGATAATGTTTTCGAAGAAAATATTGCAGGTTTAACTAAAGAGCTTGCTAAAATGCTTGGTAGGACTTCAAGTTACTACGAAAAAAAGTTAAGGGAAGCGAAGAGAGTTCGAAATAGGTACTTGTTAATAGCAAGAAATATTGGGTATAACGATTATATGCGAATGAAGAGTTTCCCAATATTTAAGTTGGGAGTTTATCGTGGGGGTTTTATTGCTGAACAAAAAACTGTAAGAGAGCATCCGATTGGTAAGATAGCAGAAAGAACTATTGGTTATAATGATCATCGTGGTGGTGCAGGAATAGAAGGAGCGTTTTCTAAGTTTATGCTGGGTAAAAACGGATGGAGAATGAAGCAAAAAATTGCAAAAGGTCAATGGAAACCAATTAATGACGTTAATGAGCAAGAGCCTGAAGACGGTAAGGATGTTATTACCACTATTGATGTAAATATTCAGGATATAACGCATCACGCTTTATTAAGGGAAATGGAATATTATGAAGCTGATCATGGTTGTGCTGTTGTAATGGAAACTGCTACAGGGGAAATTAAGGCTATTTCAAATTTAGGAAGAACTTCTACTGGTAAATATTACGAAAAAAGAAATTATGCGGTTTGGGAGAGTCATGAACCAGGGTCTACTTTTAAGCTAGCAAGTTTAATGGCTGGTTTGGAAGATAAAGTTATCGATACTTCAACTGTTGTTGATACTGAAAAAGGAAAGATTTACATTAATAACAGAAAGGTTGAAGATAGTGATAAGGGTGGTTATGGTAAAATATCATTAGCTCGAGTATTTGAAGTTTCTTCAAATGTTGGAATTGTGAAAGCGATTCAAAAACATTATGATAGTAATCCAAAAAAGTTTTTAAAACGAATGAAGCAGTTTGGTTTAGATCAGCAAACTGGAGTAAACATAATGGGTGAAGGAAAGCCTTACATTCCTTCTGTTCAAGAAAAAACATGGAGCCCTATTAGTTTGGAATGGATGGCGTGGGGTTATGGTGTTTCGTTGACGCCGTTGCAGACTTTAATGTTTTATAACGCTGTTGCAAATAATGGTGAGTTGATTAAGCCTCGTTTTGTAAAGGAACTAAGAGTGGCTGGAAAAACGGTCAAAAAATTTGATAAGAAAATTTTAAGGAAACGAATTGCTTCTCAAACAACAATTAATAAGGTGGTTCGTGTTATGGAAAATACTGTTAAGAAAGGAACGGCAAAAGGAATTTATTCTCCTAACTTTTCTATGGCAGGTAAAACGGGTACAGCCAAAAAATACATCCCAAGAACTAAGAATAAAAACGGTGAATATGAAGGTGGTTATTATTCTAATAGGAAGTATGTAGCGTCTTTTGTGGGATTCTTCCCTGTTAAAAATCCGAAATATTCATGTATTGTGGTTATTCATGAGCCAGATGTTATGAAAGGTTATTATGGGGCTAAAGTAGCGGCACCAGTATTCAAGGAAATTGCTCATAAGATTTATACCTCAAAACCTTCAAGTGTACAAATGGTCACAGATTCTATTGTTAGTAAAACAATTGATAAAGACTATAACAAGTATTTCGCGGTTGTAAGTAAATATAAGACCATAATGCCAAAAGTTATTGGTATGAGTGGTATGGATGCAATTTCATTGCTAGAAAATATGGGATTGAAAGTTAGTTTTTCAGGAATGGGAAAAGTGACAGAGCAATCAATTGAAAGAGGTGTGAAAGTTAAAAAAGGAACAACAATACATTTAAAATTATCGTAA